The genomic window GGCGCTTCGGCGGGCGGCAGCCGTTGTGCGCCTGGGGCGTCACGTCGTTGATGCTGCCGACCTCGAGGCCCGCGGCCTGGAGCGAGCGGATCGCGGTCTCGCGGCCCGAGCCGGGGCCCTTGACGAAGACGTCGACCTTCTTCATGCCGTGCTCCTGCGCCTGGCGCGCGGCCGACTCGGCGGCCAGCTGCGCGGCGAACGGGGTCGACTTGCGCGAGCCCTTGAAGCCGACGCCGCCCGACGAGGCCCAGCTGATCACGGCACCGTTCGTGTCGGTGATCGACACGATGGTGTTGTTGAACGTCGACTTGATGTGGGCCTGGCCCACGGCGATGTTCTTCTTCTCCTTGCGGCGCGGCTTGCGAGTAGCCGCCTTGGGTGCTGCCATGTTCGAAATCTCCTAGATCTTGGCGCGAGCGGTTACTTGCGGCCGGGCTTCTTCTTGCCGGCGACGGTGCGCTTCGGGCCCTTGCGGGTACGAGCGTTGGTCTTGGTGCGCTGACCGCGGACCGGGAGGCCGCGGCGGTGGCGGAGGCCCTCGTAGGAGCCGATCTCGACCTTGCGGCGGATGTCGGCGGCCACCTCGCGGCGG from Agromyces aurantiacus includes these protein-coding regions:
- the rpsK gene encoding 30S ribosomal protein S11, whose translation is MAAPKAATRKPRRKEKKNIAVGQAHIKSTFNNTIVSITDTNGAVISWASSGGVGFKGSRKSTPFAAQLAAESAARQAQEHGMKKVDVFVKGPGSGRETAIRSLQAAGLEVGSINDVTPQAHNGCRPPKRRRV